From Halorussus lipolyticus:
CGTCGCCGACGTTCGCGCTCGGCAGGAGACCGAGGCCACCGACGAGGCCCGCTGACAGGTCCGACAGCAGGTCTCCGGCGAGGTTGGGACAGACCACCACGTCGTACTCGCCGGGGCGCTGGACGAGGTGCATCGCCAGCGCGTCCATCAGCGCGTCGTCGTGGGGCACGTCGAACTCGCCGGCGACCTCCTCGGCGGTTTCCAGAAAGAGGCCGTCGGTGGTCCGCATCACGTTTGCCTTGTGAGCGATTGTCACGCCTAATCCGCGTTCTTCGGCGTATCGAAAGCCGTAACGGGCGATTTCCTCGGATGCCGACTTGGTAACGACCCGTGTCAGCGTGGTCACGCCGGGCGCAATCTCGGACTCGTGGCCGGCGTAGACCCCTTCGGTGTTCTCTCGGACGAAAACGAGGTCCGTCTCGGGGTTCGGCGCGTCCACGCCGGGGTAGGCCCGGACCGGTCGGACGTTGGCGAACGAATCGACCGCCCGGCGGAGGGGCAGGATGACGTCGGCCGCGGTTTCGCCCGCCGCGCCGAACAGGGTGGCGTCCGCGCTCTCAGCGAGTTCGCGGGTCGAGTCGGGGAGTGGGTCGCCGGTTTCGGCTTTCACCGCGTCGCCCGCGTCGGCCTCCTCGAACTCGAAGTCGGGGGCGACCGCTTCCAGCACTTCTCTGGCCGCGGGAACGACCTCCTTGCCGATGCCGTCGCCGGGAATCACTGCAATCTTCTCGCTCATGTTACCGGACCTCCTCGACGTAGGGCAGGTTTCGGGCGGTTTCGGCCACTGTCTCGGCGTTCGACTTCAGGAGGGCGGTGGTGTCCCAGACTCCTTCCACGAGGGCCTTGCGCTGGGCGTCGTCCACGGTGGCGTCGATTTCGCGGTCGTCGTAGCTCACGATTTGGTCGGCCACGTCCACCGAGATTTCGGCCTCGGGATTCTCCTCGACGTGGCTCTGGAGGGCCTCGATTTGCTCGGAGTCGGCGGTGACTGTCGGGATGCCGAGCGCGAGACAGTTGCCCGCGAAGATTTCGGCGAAGCTTTCGCCGACCACGGCGTCGATACCCCACCGCTTGAGGGCTTGCGGAGCGTGTTCTCTGGAGGAGCCACACCCGAAGTTGGCGTTCACGACCAGAACCGAGGCGTCCCGGAATCGCTCGTCGTTGAAGGGGTGGTCCTTGGGTTCGTCGTCCGCGGTGAATCGCTGGTCGTGGAAGGCGAACTGGCCCAGTCCGTCGAAGGTCACGACCTTCATGAACCGGGCGGGGATGATTTGGTCGGTGTCGATGTCGTTGCCCCGGACCGGAATGGCGGTGCCCGAGACGTGTTCAATCGTCTCGATTTCCTCGCTCATGCTTCCACCTCCGAGTCGGCGAGTTTCGTCTCGTCCAGTTCGCGGGCGTCGGTGACTTCGCCG
This genomic window contains:
- the leuD gene encoding 3-isopropylmalate dehydratase small subunit, which encodes MSEEIETIEHVSGTAIPVRGNDIDTDQIIPARFMKVVTFDGLGQFAFHDQRFTADDEPKDHPFNDERFRDASVLVVNANFGCGSSREHAPQALKRWGIDAVVGESFAEIFAGNCLALGIPTVTADSEQIEALQSHVEENPEAEISVDVADQIVSYDDREIDATVDDAQRKALVEGVWDTTALLKSNAETVAETARNLPYVEEVR
- a CDS encoding isocitrate/isopropylmalate dehydrogenase family protein — encoded protein: MSEKIAVIPGDGIGKEVVPAAREVLEAVAPDFEFEEADAGDAVKAETGDPLPDSTRELAESADATLFGAAGETAADVILPLRRAVDSFANVRPVRAYPGVDAPNPETDLVFVRENTEGVYAGHESEIAPGVTTLTRVVTKSASEEIARYGFRYAEERGLGVTIAHKANVMRTTDGLFLETAEEVAGEFDVPHDDALMDALAMHLVQRPGEYDVVVCPNLAGDLLSDLSAGLVGGLGLLPSANVGDERALFEPVHGTAPDIAGEGVANPSAAMLSSAMLLEYLGHDHAGERVRSAVEATLESGPHTPDLGGNATTRDVTDAVLAEL